The Hyalangium ruber genome has a window encoding:
- a CDS encoding DUF4442 domain-containing protein encodes MRAMDVLERLRQLSPGTANLLLSAALPRIIPAAGGLGLKVEEVSDTRAHISVPLKRRTKNHVGALYFGVQMTAAELTAGLWLLRRFPPNAYRSLVKRVEADFRSQGRGKVYALCEPPAEVFSALEGALRQKGDKAEAWLPVKLLAEDGTVVTEVRFLDAVKKL; translated from the coding sequence ATGCGAGCCATGGACGTCCTCGAGCGGTTGCGGCAGCTGTCTCCTGGCACGGCGAACCTCCTGCTGAGCGCCGCGCTGCCCCGAATCATCCCCGCGGCGGGCGGGCTGGGGCTCAAGGTGGAGGAGGTGTCGGACACGCGCGCCCACATCTCCGTGCCGCTCAAGCGGCGCACGAAGAACCACGTGGGCGCTCTCTACTTCGGTGTGCAGATGACGGCGGCGGAGCTGACCGCGGGCCTGTGGCTCCTGCGTCGCTTTCCGCCCAACGCGTACCGCTCGCTCGTGAAGCGGGTGGAGGCGGACTTCCGCTCCCAAGGCCGGGGCAAGGTGTATGCCCTCTGCGAGCCACCCGCCGAGGTGTTCTCCGCGTTGGAGGGCGCGCTGCGCCAGAAGGGTGACAAAGCCGAGGCGTGGCTGCCCGTGAAGCTGCTGGCCGAGGATGGCACCGTCGTCACCGAGGTGCGCTTCCTCGACGCGGTGAAGAAGCTCTGA
- a CDS encoding flavin monoamine oxidase family protein, producing MAPDADVIIIGAGVAGLTTARALTRAGASVLVLEARDRVGGRTLSQPVGGDVVDLGGQWVGPHQRHILRLADELGLKRFPQFHHGTKVLDIRGERRTYRGKVPSLPLLSLLDLQRSVWKLDRLARQVPLEAPHAAPKAAEWDALSLEEWKQRHIPTWGAQAALDVATRAIFGAEPRELSFLHFLFYVHSNGGLMPLAEIENGAQAERLEGGAQGISRRMAEPLGARVVLSAPVRAVHQDANGVTVHGEGRSWTARYAVVAVPPALAERMDFGAELPATRRRAHTELPMGSVIKMVATYARPFWREAGYSGEAVSDVGPIRLCFDDSGPGGHHPALVGFFLGDTAKAWTQKRAEERQRAALECLARFFGPEALAPTAYADLDWIAEPWSTGCYVGLPRLGTLTAIGDALRAPCGRVHWAGTETAREGCGYIDGAVESGERAATELSARR from the coding sequence ATGGCCCCGGACGCGGACGTCATCATCATCGGCGCGGGGGTGGCGGGACTCACCACGGCCCGAGCGCTCACCCGGGCTGGCGCCTCCGTCCTCGTGCTGGAAGCCCGAGACCGCGTGGGCGGGCGCACGCTGAGCCAGCCCGTGGGAGGGGATGTGGTGGACCTGGGAGGCCAGTGGGTCGGGCCCCACCAGCGCCACATCCTGCGGCTGGCGGATGAACTCGGCCTGAAGCGCTTCCCCCAGTTCCACCACGGCACCAAGGTGTTGGACATCCGAGGCGAGCGCCGCACCTACCGAGGCAAGGTGCCATCGCTGCCGCTGCTGAGCCTGTTGGATCTCCAGCGCTCCGTGTGGAAGCTGGACAGGCTCGCCCGCCAGGTGCCGTTGGAAGCACCCCACGCGGCGCCCAAGGCCGCCGAGTGGGATGCCCTTTCCCTGGAGGAGTGGAAGCAGCGGCACATCCCCACCTGGGGCGCCCAGGCAGCGCTGGACGTGGCCACGCGGGCCATCTTCGGCGCCGAGCCGCGCGAGCTGTCCTTCCTCCACTTCCTCTTCTACGTCCACTCCAACGGCGGGCTGATGCCGCTGGCGGAGATCGAGAACGGCGCGCAGGCCGAGCGCCTGGAGGGGGGCGCGCAGGGCATCTCCCGCAGGATGGCCGAGCCCCTGGGAGCGCGCGTGGTGCTCTCGGCGCCCGTGCGCGCGGTACACCAGGACGCCAACGGAGTCACGGTGCATGGAGAGGGGCGCAGTTGGACCGCCCGCTACGCGGTGGTGGCGGTGCCCCCCGCGCTCGCCGAGCGGATGGACTTCGGCGCGGAGCTACCGGCCACGCGCCGACGCGCGCACACGGAGCTCCCCATGGGCAGCGTCATCAAGATGGTGGCCACCTACGCCCGCCCCTTCTGGCGCGAGGCAGGCTACTCGGGCGAAGCGGTGAGTGACGTGGGGCCCATTCGGCTGTGCTTCGATGACTCGGGGCCGGGCGGGCACCACCCGGCCCTCGTGGGCTTCTTCCTCGGAGACACCGCGAAGGCCTGGACGCAGAAGCGCGCCGAGGAGCGCCAGCGCGCTGCCCTGGAATGCCTGGCGCGCTTCTTCGGTCCCGAGGCTCTCGCGCCCACCGCCTACGCGGACCTGGATTGGATCGCCGAGCCGTGGAGCACGGGTTGCTACGTGGGCCTGCCCCGCCTTGGGACGCTGACCGCCATTGGGGACGCGCTGAGGGCTCCGTGCGGCCGGGTACACTGGGCGGGCACGGAGACGGCGCGGGAGGGCTGCGGCTACATCGACGGAGCGGTGGAGTCGGGTGAGCGCGCCGCCACCGAGCTCTCCGCGAGAAGGTGA
- a CDS encoding HNH endonuclease — MPASSFSSTDPDWPIRQAAFQRLAELTRLHGGVLPWDKVAEGFSFRGEPLYFATKAEGIFRPRQMQGGALSIKTTVPRRGRIARYDDIASDDGAFFYRFKGEDPQNHSNQLLARAEALKAPLIYFYGVAPGMYRPIWPAYIARFEPQTLTCEVVADEALPVEPPGTALHDATADRIRRGYITVQAKKRIHQETFRLHVLDAYGCRCAICRLPRPELLQAAHILPDRDERGVPEVPNGLALCHLHHGAFDADLLGIRPDGHIELAPTLRETRDGPTLEHALKAFDGQPIIKPVRQDHWPREQFLEERYARFLQRAA, encoded by the coding sequence ATGCCCGCTTCCTCCTTCTCCAGCACCGATCCTGATTGGCCCATTCGGCAGGCCGCGTTCCAGCGGCTCGCCGAGCTGACGCGGCTACACGGTGGGGTGCTGCCCTGGGACAAGGTGGCCGAAGGCTTCAGCTTTCGTGGTGAGCCCCTCTACTTCGCAACCAAGGCAGAGGGCATCTTCCGACCACGGCAGATGCAAGGCGGGGCGCTGTCCATCAAGACCACCGTCCCTCGGCGGGGGCGCATTGCCCGCTACGACGACATCGCCTCGGATGATGGAGCCTTCTTCTACCGCTTCAAGGGAGAGGATCCCCAGAATCACTCCAACCAGTTGCTCGCCAGGGCCGAAGCACTCAAGGCCCCGCTCATCTACTTCTATGGCGTGGCGCCCGGCATGTATCGCCCCATCTGGCCCGCGTACATTGCCCGCTTCGAGCCCCAAACCCTCACCTGTGAAGTCGTCGCGGACGAAGCCTTGCCGGTCGAACCTCCCGGGACAGCGCTCCACGACGCGACGGCGGACCGTATCCGCCGTGGGTACATCACCGTCCAGGCCAAGAAGCGCATCCACCAGGAGACCTTCAGGCTCCATGTGCTCGATGCCTACGGCTGTCGCTGCGCCATCTGCCGCCTCCCCCGCCCCGAGCTGCTCCAGGCAGCGCACATCCTCCCCGACCGGGATGAGCGCGGCGTTCCCGAGGTGCCCAACGGACTGGCCCTGTGCCACCTCCATCACGGCGCCTTCGACGCGGATCTGCTGGGCATCCGCCCGGATGGGCACATCGAGTTGGCTCCCACCCTTCGGGAGACACGTGACGGCCCTACCCTGGAACATGCGCTCAAGGCCTTTGATGGACAGCCCATCATCAAGCCCGTCCGGCAAGACCACTGGCCTCGCGAGCAGTTCCTGGAAGAGCGCTACGCCCGGTTCCTTCAGCGCGCGGCCTGA